Proteins found in one Trueperaceae bacterium genomic segment:
- a CDS encoding cytidine deaminase, producing the protein MTTSPFTPPADAHVPADLLAAALRVRAHAYVPYSHFAVGAALRTDDGATYVGANVENASFGLSRCAEQSAVQAMVSAGGRRIAELVVVADAVPPASPCGACRQVLREFGDDAPVHLVNAAGEVTRTTVADLLPGAFALAPDGP; encoded by the coding sequence GTGACGACGTCCCCCTTCACGCCCCCCGCCGACGCGCACGTCCCCGCCGACCTGCTCGCCGCAGCGCTCCGCGTCCGCGCGCACGCCTACGTGCCCTACTCCCACTTCGCCGTCGGGGCGGCCCTCCGCACCGACGACGGCGCGACGTACGTCGGGGCGAACGTCGAGAACGCCTCGTTCGGCCTCTCGCGCTGTGCGGAGCAGTCCGCCGTCCAAGCGATGGTGTCGGCCGGCGGGCGCCGCATCGCCGAGCTCGTCGTCGTCGCCGACGCGGTCCCCCCCGCCAGCCCCTGCGGCGCCTGCCGGCAGGTCCTCCGCGAGTTCGGCGACGACGCGCCCGTCCACCTCGTCAACGCCGCCGGGGAGGTCACCCGCACCACCGTCGCCGACCTCCTGCCGGGCGCGTTCGCGTTGGCGCCCGACGGCCCGTGA